The region tcaattccgcgtcgcgcacaggaactcggcctttcgcagacgacaacttggcgaattttgcgttgtgacttgagcctgcacccgtacaagatccagctgacccaagagctcaaggttaatgaccatagacagcgccgtgtgttcgctgactgggcattagagcagttggaagttgacgccgattttggcaaaaaaatcatcttcagcgacgaggcgcatttttggatgaatggctatgtcaacaagcaaaattgccgtatttgggacgagaccaatccacacgaggttcaccaagtggcaatgcacccgcagaaagtgactgtttggtgcggattttgggccggaggcgtgattggtccgtattttttcgaaaacgataatggtgtggccgtcaccgtcaatggtgagcgataccggtcgatgataaccaacttcttttggcctgaaatcgagaatatggatctggacaacatgtggtttcaacaggacggcgctacgtgccacacagcatacgctacgatggaagttctgcacgagcaatttctggacatggtcatctcgcgcggaggcgacgtgaactggccaccgagatcgtgcgatttgaccccgctggactttttcttgtggagttttcttaagtcgcaggtctatgccaacaagccgcaaaccaccgatgccctcaaagtcaacatacgccacgccatcgatcaaatacagcccgatttgtgcgccagagtcatcgaaaattggacctttcgtgtgcgcgccaccaaccgaagccgtggcggtcatttgaatgatgtcatattccatacataatggggtcgatagaccttccaaattaaaaaaaaattttgcaaatatctttcctacatgtatttttttttgcatttcaaagatcaagcgcccttaatggaaaaccctatagttGACGAAGaggattattatttgtaacacttgtttaaataaagcaCTTTTACTATAAGTGTTCACAcgtaactttaaaattgttaaatagtGCTTTAAAAGTGTTAACAATGTAAGATCCTAGGACTCCGTCCCCTTGAGCCTCAGAGAAAAATGTACAAAGTGTgtttaaacaatacatatagcAATCTATGGTGCagccttttcattttaaataatctagaCAGCGACTGCGCGCCAACCTCCAGGTTTATTTGTGAAACTAAAAATCGGGGGCGCCACCCAAATCGTTCAAATCCAGTTCTTAGATCAAGTTAATTATTCTAGAGGGATCTTTGTATTAATGATAGTAGATGTATGTAGGATCTCATATCGCTTTAATATTGGCTGTTAATAAAACCACATCTCATCTCcattaagaaaatgtttatatttatcaactatcataaaatacttataaatgacaaatttattcttactAAAGTGATTATTGCTTACTGCTTTCTAAGCCTATTCTTTCTTTTAAGCCTATAGAATAACATTTAGTAATAAGGAAATTGGTCTGAACCTatcaagaaaattataaattaactaagTCAGCAATTAAACTCTGTTttttagggttccgtagcCTAATAGCAAAAAACTCGTCATCGAATCGTCATGTTTGTCCGTCCGTCCGTATGTTATAGCCATTTATTTCCGAAACTGTTGGGCCTACATGGTTGAAACTTTGTTGGTTCTGGTAactaatattagaatattaaatcaaaattaataaatttaaaaattaaaggggGGTACTCCACACatagtacttattaaaaaaaaatttttttcatctaaCCTATACGTGATGGATGTCCATggatagaaatttaaaaagatattaaggtttctaaaaccatttttcgtcaaaatcaattgtttgaaaGATAGACGCTTCCAAAGTGAAAAAATGAGTGCCGCCCTCCCCcaacttttgaaataatagagtgagaaaactaaaaaaaatatatgctgtaGATTTCAATGGAAACTTTCAACAAAAATGAGTTTGAACgatatcattattagtttttaagaaataataaattttcaaaaaacgcaTATACAACTTTGTTGTTCATACTGACACCATATTaaaccaagttattttttttataaaacatcgatcaaagttacaacgcactacaataacttttatattacgtCATCTACTTCCTGCTACCAAACCCTTCATGGGCGAGTCCGACTCGCacttgtttgatttttttttaatattataattattttactaaaaaagaTTAGGTTGAAGTAACAAACAGCAAGGAATTCcggttaatataaatgtacaacgtttatttacatcaatctttttatttgtcaaactACTTCTACCTCTTTTTTGGAAatacaaatttcaatattgtttCACTTTGAAAATGTCAATTCTGTTATGTCAGTGTAGAAGATGACTATAacgtaatgttaataattcatAAGAGAGCATTGATCTTCATATAatttggattttattaaaaattttacaagaaaTGTGTATAATACATGGGCATACGAAATGCAAGTGTTATTGTTATTCATCTTATCGTCTAGTTGGGATGTTTTGAATGCATTTTGTAAGTATGTAAGCAtggctatttattatattaagaaacataAGTAATAGATGGGTTcgcttaaaaataatgaaataaagttcTTGTTTAAAATGCAAAGTCTTACGCATCAtttaattccattttattttacataaatcaaaaaaaggcaaaaattaaaaatatcttttattatatttttgttcttctagaaaagttaatttcataagatatgtattattatttagtcttctttttgtataaagttacaaatagaataatttaaacgtaAATGTTTTGCATATTTCCATATTTGATTTCAAACGGACTTTTACCTGCGGATCGATTgtgtatttttagtttatgaataattttacagatccattgaaaaaaattttaaagataaaaataggATTTTGCAGTTAAAAAAGACCAAAATTTTATCCAAATATGAATacgttacaatttttattttaaataatcgtttttttttagatatgaATTATGAAGATGAAGCTTCTAAACATAGAATACGTAAATTTAATCAAGACCTTAAACCTATAATGTTATCAAAGAATAATCAGAAATATCATACAGAGCCGTCAAAAAATTTCAACTGCGATGAATTTTCAAGCTATGCAATCAATTGCACAATTGATGCTGCTTTCATTTACAACTCCACTCGAATGTCACCGCCTTCGCCAACGAAAATTAATGACTGGTGCCGGTTCGTAAAAATAGCTTTTAAATTGGATTGATATCGCACTTTGTGCATTTATTCGTTGATTTCTGAACAAACGTTATGTGTAATAAGTTTATCGATTTATATTGCttcaatttgatttaaaattaaacaatatgaattaaataaacttcttGCTTATTTTAGTGCTATCAAACATTTAACAAATTGTGCGATTGATTGGAACACAGATTGTAAGGATGTAACAGATAGCCATTTCAACGAAGAGAGCATTAAAGGGCACATTCAtgtcgtaaataatatttgcgaCGATGAATGGTTTCTTATACGTAAGTTGCACGTGTTACCTAATGATGTCCCTCTTATATTAGAAACATCTGTAgttgttttatgttatctaaaagtatattaaatttcactaaatttaataatcatgTGTTACATTTCatccaaaataataacaattaattatattttcttaaactgGTGATTATTTCAGTGTAGCCATTGTTAATACGTAATTGTATCAGAAATAAAACGATATGACTTTATCTAATTAACAattcatattatgaataaatttaaatttcgaattgTAGTTACCAAACTGAATGTTCTATGTTTTAATGTAAGATGCAAGGGTGGAAATTCCTAAGTAGTTGTGAGTGTCATGTTAACAGCCACAAAGATCCTCGTTTCTGTACGTGATAAAGCTACAAATAATCTTTCAGCTTTAAATTCTACATTCTAGTACACGTTATAACCGAATTTGGATGTAAAGAGATTTTAATCTTGGAGTGTCGTCaagtatataaagttatacagGATAAACTtaccaatataatttatttcctagcttagcattaatattttttccctaTTTGAGCAATTATCATTGCAATTAAGGGTACGAGGAACTGGAAGTTTGTATAGAAGCTGCTTCACAGCCTTGGGAGTTCTGCTATTTAACCTTTAAGAATTCTGTGgaggaacaaaaaaatattacccaGGAATGGACGCATTATGAAGTACACTTTAGACTTTGTTGGTTAGTCAAACTGAGTATTATCACTTTATGCAGATGCTTAGCGGTAATGTAGAGTAACAAAgccaatttaaatgtttatttaacatattttaagattttgttttatttttttttaatgtatgattCACAAAAATGTGATTGTATGATTCACGATAGTAATTATTGCTATTCATCAATTATGTATAAgtctgattaaaataaattcataaatattattttttcttatgtaaTTCCCACATTAAGAAGAAGATGATATTCTTTAACTGTATATAAGTGtacaagtttatttattatccgtaataaatgttgaaaataatgttctgATTAAATATCTCATAGAGCGGTTTCTTAAGGCACAGTTTTAAACTAAGATTCCTGTTATCTTTATGAGTCTGGAACACAAAAAATGTCGATCATGAATATTGTTTGAGAATTTCCTATTCATACTTGGAGCATTTTTAAAACTCCCAAACTCCGAACTTTTCTATAGTCAAAAAACACCGTTAGTTGGTTTGAATAAAACATGCGAGTTCCAAATGGCCAATAGTGAAGGCAGATTTCTAAAATAGTCGAATTCCGATTGGAATTAGATTTTTCcaatatttcattcaaataccTTTTCACAAAGATGATAATACAGACTattcaacattatttatatttttttttctctatgcTCGTTGTGCAgggaataataaatagtataggATACCTATAGTACGTTCTGAGAAGGTTTTCAtagttaaattgtaataagcCTCATGTTAAAGCGCAAGAGCACGGTTTCGAAGATGCACTcttgaaacattatttacgCTGCCACCAGAATGTTCTCACAACCATG is a window of Danaus plexippus chromosome 22 unlocalized genomic scaffold, MEX_DaPlex mxdp_27, whole genome shotgun sequence DNA encoding:
- the LOC116773615 gene encoding uncharacterized protein LOC116773615, whose amino-acid sequence is MQVLLLFILSSSWDVLNAFYMNYEDEASKHRIRKFNQDLKPIMLSKNNQKYHTEPSKNFNCDEFSSYAINCTIDAAFIYNSTRMSPPSPTKINDWCRAIKHLTNCAIDWNTDCKDVTDSHFNEESIKGHIHVVNNICDDEWFLIRYEELEVCIEAASQPWEFCYLTFKNSVEEQKNITQEWTHYEVHFRLCCARARFRRCTLETLFTLPPECSHNHAVTLQKFSVVVSEGSVYQDCDHNMMYENCPGGDPRPSSAMLRRLMSADILSSASGRQYGSIITSLCVFILFVVIIQFV